One segment of Canis aureus isolate CA01 chromosome 27, VMU_Caureus_v.1.0, whole genome shotgun sequence DNA contains the following:
- the MYL2 gene encoding myosin regulatory light chain 2, ventricular/cardiac muscle isoform, protein MAPKKAKKRAEGANSNVFSMFEQTQIQEFKEAFTIMDQNRDGFIDKNDLRDTFAALGRVNVKNEEIDEMLKEAPGPINFTVFLTMFGEKLKGADPEETILNAFKVFDPEGKGVLRADYVREMLTTQAERFSKEEIDQMFAAFPPDVTGNLDYKNLVHIITHGEEKD, encoded by the exons ATG GCACCCAAGAAAGCCAAGAAGAGAGCAGAAGGCGCCAATTCCAATGTGTTCTCTATGTTTGAACAGACCCAGATCCAGGAATTTAAGGAG GCTTTCACCATCATGGACCAGAACAGGGATGGCTTCATCGACAAGAATGATTTAAGGGACACCTTTGCTGCTCTTG GGCGTGTGAAcgtgaaaaatgaggaaattgatgAAATGCTCAAGGAAGCTCCAGGTCCAATTAACTTTACTGTGTTCCTAACAATGTTTGGGGAGAAACTTAAAG GGGCAGACCCCGAGGAGACCATTCTCAACGCATTCAAAGTGTTTGACCCTGAAGGCAAAGGGGTGCTCAGGGCTGATTA TGTTCGGGAGATGCTGaccacacaggcagagagatttTCCAAAGAGGAG ATTGACCAGATGTTCGCCGCCTTCCCCCCTGATGTGACTGGCAACTTGGACTATAAGAACCTGGTGCATATCATCACCCACGGAGAAGAGAAGGACTGA